A genome region from Thermomonospora amylolytica includes the following:
- a CDS encoding DUF1963 domain-containing protein, which translates to MDWIVTERQRLHSLFGVFLAPEVSAAIVPLARPALRLGGQGRAVRLGGTPLLPPGESWPRWAGRPLDFLALVDFAELAAVLPQPDIPESGRAAFYYAGRTPRPWGSRAEERDGWRVFTGELVEASPPEGVHHTPSRTLGAAPFLSLPAPQEPVLRQVESRYSGILAIYEQLYAAWLQHIWPDDPIHQIGGWPVIVQRPVTAEAGHASSGHDPDLPLPPHDRTDADDWCHLLQLDSDDRLGWHWGDPGRVYFCTRKSAPLEDSWLILQAR; encoded by the coding sequence ATGGACTGGATCGTCACTGAACGTCAGCGGCTGCACTCACTGTTCGGTGTCTTCCTCGCCCCCGAGGTCAGCGCCGCGATCGTGCCGTTGGCCCGCCCCGCGCTCCGGCTCGGCGGCCAGGGCAGGGCCGTCCGGCTGGGCGGCACGCCCCTGCTCCCGCCCGGCGAGTCCTGGCCCCGCTGGGCCGGGCGCCCCCTGGACTTCCTGGCCCTCGTCGACTTCGCCGAACTGGCCGCCGTCCTCCCGCAGCCCGACATCCCCGAGAGCGGCCGCGCCGCCTTCTACTACGCCGGACGCACCCCGCGCCCCTGGGGCAGCCGTGCCGAGGAACGCGACGGCTGGCGGGTCTTCACCGGCGAGCTGGTCGAGGCGTCACCGCCCGAGGGCGTCCACCACACGCCGTCCCGCACCCTGGGCGCCGCCCCCTTCCTGTCCCTGCCGGCCCCGCAGGAGCCCGTCCTGCGGCAGGTCGAGTCCCGCTACAGCGGCATCCTGGCCATCTACGAGCAGCTGTACGCCGCCTGGCTCCAGCACATCTGGCCCGACGACCCGATCCACCAGATCGGCGGCTGGCCCGTCATCGTCCAGCGTCCCGTGACCGCCGAGGCCGGCCACGCCTCCTCCGGCCACGACCCCGACCTCCCCCTCCCACCCCACGACCGGACCGATGCCGACGACTGGTGCCACCTTCTCCAGCTCGACTCCGACGACCGCCTCGGCTGGCACTGGGGAGACCCCGGCCGCGTCTACTTCTGCACCCGCAAGTCCGCCCCCCTGGAGGACTCCTGGCTCATCCTCCAAGCCCGCTGA